agaaaaagaacaaacatAAGATTAATCTTAATGGAGCTTAAGAATagacatagattgatttcgagttgtcactttaaaattatgaattgatTGGTAATTAGATAACTGTTAAGTTGAACTTTGGTAGATTTTGATGGTAGCCTCAATCTCTTGAATTCTTGTGTTAATTTACtcgttttaattttaattattgcatttttagttataatcttctcaaacaaaatattttcttttcaattagGGTAGacttataattgaattagattaaattttgcTTTTCTAAAAGTTAACAAACCTTGTGGATTCGGACTCCTTATTCCTAGTctatatttcaataaatttgtgtattttcgagtgtattaaaatttgcacaataaattttttacgcCTTCTCCAGAGATTGGATTGGAAAGTTTGTTTGATTTGGGGctgacttaattttttatattagtcgTAGTTTaggttatttaaaaaaaaaaaagatgaaaagaaattcCAATTCGTCAATTACTGTGTAGTTTAAAGttttagatttgattttatttaaattattatttcttttaagtcGCGAGTGTCAGTTTTAGattaggattaatttatttattttcttttaaaggtCATGCGTCTTTTGTTTAGATTAGTTATACtactattattgttattatttttattattaaccgtttcttttattttgtctttactTTTGTTACTGTAAGTGCcttctaatttcttttccttttacaTTTTCTAATTGTagtcaacaaaaattaatctaGGGGATAAAGAAACATAATAAGTTATAGGTCTGAACATTCTAATTCTCTCCGTAGTAGTTCGTTTTTATAATAGCTCATCaaattagtttctttttcttttcttttccttttcacaaatattatttatgttttttattattttggtgtGATTGCATGCTTCGTAATAGATCTCTACTGTGTGATTTTGAAAGCTACAGATAGTGAAATTATTAGAACttttcatcaaaaaaaaaaaaaaagaaagctacttcaaaagaaaaagttggccaaaatatagaaaatataattgaagaCAAAATGGCTCAAGAGCCACGAGAAAAGCcttctaaaaattactttgGTCCATTCCCTAATCTAAGCACCTCATGCATTCAATATCGAGGTGTTGcagctaggagttttgaaatAAAGCCCAATACTccctaaattgtctcccatcTTTTTATGATTTAGATAATGAAGattcatataatcatttgaatgatttttatgttatgtggcaaacttttaaatatgaagaTTTTTCTACGAATGATGTTAAGCTTCGTTTGTTTCCATTCTCATTGAAAGATAAAGCTAGATCATGGTTTATCACATTCCCAGCTATTAGCATTACATCTTGGGAGATAAtggttgataaattttttaataaatattttcctaCTCATAAGACTAATGCTATTTGCAGGGAGATTTCAGAGTTTATACAAAAGAGGATGAATAATTCTTTGAAGCATGGCAGAGATTTAATCActtactcttgaagtgtcctcATTATGCGTTTGAAAAATGGCATCAGTgccaatattttctaaaaggaTTATTGCCACATATTCAAGAGTGGTTGATAGACACCAGTGGAGGTGAACTTATGTCCAAGAGTGTGACAAAAGTTTGGGACTTTTTCCAAAGACAAGCTGATAATTACATCAGAGGAGTTGATCTTTAAGGAATAGTAGAAGAATAAGAGGAGTGAATGAGGCCTGCAAACCACACATTGCTGCTACAGTCTATGTCCTTGCCTTCAGACAGAACAAGTGTACTAGATTTTCAAGCAAATCCCAACCTCATTCAAGACTCTATGCTTGTACTAACAAAAGGGGCACCGAGGCAGCCTAAAAAggcctaaaaaaaaaaggaaaatgcatTCGATGTGATAACCTTGGTTATACAATTAGAACTTGCACTTATAACCCGCCACCAATTCCAACTTACATATATAGCCAGAATAATTGCCGTGACCACCTATCGAACAATCTCCTGGACGAATCAGACCCTGATACCTCCACTTGgaccaataaatattttgatggaaGCTCAGAACCTACCTCGACTCAAGCATCAGGATCATGGCTTAATAATAGTCAATCAATTGGCATTACTGCACCATCCGAGCTAAATCTATTTGGGAGCAGTCTAGCATACTAAGGTTGTATATAAATGCCTTGCTAACCACTTATTTCTACCGAGGAGGTAATATTTTACCTTGactatgaatttatatttttcatattatttatgttgGTGATACATGGCAATAGTTTGTTGTTTTAACATGTTGAGTGAATTAGGTTTATGACGATTGTGTTTCTATTATGCTAGATCAAAATGAAAGTTGTAGGTTCTGATATAGGGATTTATTAACTTAGAAGTTCGATTTCAACATATCTACTATTTTGTCTTGTGTTTGATTGCATCAGAACTTACGTAATTGATGTTCGATTGATAATGAATTTTGAGAAATGATAGACAAATGTTCTTGTattttaattctataaattGTGGAGTAAAATGGTTTACGACTGATATTGTTGGATTCATCTCATTATTCATTACTATCAATTCTTATCAGAATTTACCCGCGTGCGAAGTTTTATGTTGAAGAAGAATAGTGTAACAGTGTTAAAACGatctaaaattttgagatattgTACTTCTATTCTATGTATATAATTAAGatctataaatttttaggTGATTTTAGTTTGTCACTTGTTTTTGGATGAATTTTCAAAGTTTGCCACTACTGTggctagtttttttttttacagattCTCCAacttccttttattttaaaaaccaCTTGTCAATAAATACCAGAATGACCTCAAATTTTAAGGGTAAGTTGTTATCACTCAATATgcgtaatttatttttggaaagttTGATTGAAGCCTATCAGTATTTCATTCTCTTATAATTGCTCCAAGTCATGCTACTGCAGTTGTTGCTTGATCGATTTTCTTGGTTGATGTGCTAACCTCATGTGCTATTAAAATGACGGAAGAACTTTATATGTTGTACATTTATATGTCCATTAGTATTTTCAGGAATTTCACGGTGATTCGAATAGTTCTAAACTTTGTATACAAGTTGAAATCCATATTGCTCATGCTTTcctattaaaatttcaagtttgAAGGACATCAGTGTGATGAGGTAATGAATAAATGGATGCCTTCGgttttgctttaaaaaatttataacttttgTTCAACGCATTTTAGATCTATAAGTTTGTGGACGAATGGtgtattaaaattgatttgattgcCACTATTACCTTGTAACATTTTAAAACATATGactgttgttttattaatataaatgttaCTGGTTGCAGATCGTACTTCTGAACTGAAACGTCAATAGATTTTCTAAGCGAAAATATTTCCACAAAGAAGATCATCTTATTTCCTACAAGTGCTCCCAACCATGACTTCTCTTCCTATCAACGTACGAAGTTGATCGTACCTCATAAATTCGTAATTGTGAAAgtaccaaataaataaaatgatccaCCATTTGCAACAGTAGTTTCAAAgagcaaaatattgaataacCATAATGATAATgtcaactaatttttttgcttGAATATGACATGTTCAGCTCTAACAATACTATTACATAGTTCATGAATTGCATatacaaaaatatcatttttcttattatgtgGAATAAGCAAAATGTTGTAGCCACAACATTAGGTAAAATACATATAGAAATCAAACATGTGGCATTTTATAAAACGAAGTTGGAGAATTAGCGAGAACCATATATCTAGTTAATGTTCGGGATgaaaatgaaagctcaatgaCTTTTGTCCAGCAGATGCATGGATTAAAAAACTGCATTATCATTTTGCTTTCCAAGCTCACAGTGCAGAACTGGTGCTAAGTATTAGCATGCTGCTTTATAGACATCACTATAACTAAAACTTGTACATACAGAGCAGGTAGTATGGAATATTCTCTAATTTCTGAAGGACAACAAAATTTCATCTAAGACATATTGTGTAGGCCAAATTTCCTTTTAAGAAATGaagtttaaagaaaatgtACAATTGCATAAAACATTGAAAGGATAGTCCCGCGACCAAATTAAAAGCAACCTCGAAAGAGGAATGCTTGAAAACGAACACATGAAGATTGATCCTGGAAGACATAATAATTACCAAACTATTTCAGGAAAGAACCTAATAATGAGTTTAACGATGattcatttctctttttcttgtgCAATAACTGAAAACTAAAGATTAAGTCACCTGTAAATCTATAATTTATGCCCATGACCCTTACATGTACAATGTTTTGCTTGCGCAtgataattcatttaataataccGGCCAGTCTTTCTTTTATCTGCATTGTTCATCACGTAAAAACTCTTTTGCACATaagatcattttctttttcatcacGTTACTTCAAGACACAAGAAATTGAACAGCCAACTTCCTCCATTCACCCTCTAATTTATACTCTTTGaaataagaaacaaacaaaatttaggTCAGTAGTAAGATCAAGTAAATTTTGTGCAATGCAGATTCAATATCATTTCTATCTAATCTTATCCACTCAAGATATCCACgaaaatctaaattttcacaaaaccaAATGGTTGACTAACCATGCAATCAGGAATTTGTGCTATAGTAAGGTTCTCCATCCACCAAATCACAAACATACCACATATATACCCATTACACTGTCTCGAAATCCTTTGTTTGTGAAGGGAATGAAAACTCTGAAATCTAAAGTCGCTCCCATATAACATCCGAATTTGTCCTTCAATATCTCATCAAGTGCTTTCAACTACagtgattaaaaaaacaatgcAATCAGTATGTACTCTAAATGACGAAATGGAAACATAAAAGGTAGAAGATAGTTGAAAAAAAGTTTATAGTTGAAACAAAGTTTTTGAATAATCaagtttattgaataattatgaATTGACAAAGATAGAGTTTTGGCCCCTTTGTAATAATTCTAAATGTTGCgaatttaccaaaatagataaatctaaaatattattttataataaaattctcctaatctaaataagaaaagaaaaacaaatggtGTCTAAGTCTGAATTCtaggaaaaaagaagaagataaaagtcctaaaagaaacagaaaatgtaggaaaatattttaaaactaaaaatgatCAGGAAAGAAACAGTATTTTCGACTTGACCATGGGGCAGAATGATGaagctattttatttttgattcatTCTCATCGCAAGCTTCAAAACGGTATATTATACGCCAAAAGCGAACACCTGTAGCCTAAGTTATGCCCTCTGAAAAACACCCCATGCATAATTTACAACCATCCTACATCACCAAAGTAAGACtttaacttaaataaatacaagaaaatgttggaagataaacaaaatcaaaacacataaaaaCCCAAATTTCTTGATCCACTTACCATTGTGTTTGCTTCTCCAACTAATGCATATTTTTTATGGCACTTGGTAATGAGTCCCAAATCTCAGCACATATAGTAGGAATATCAACAACAAGAACATACCAGTGCCATGAATTATGATTTACGGTAATGACaatctatttataataaattcaaataattatatcaacaACTTAATTGTTTGTTAAAGTATCAATTTGTATATGCAAATGTGATGGATTTAAcgattttattattcataaaatttctATAAACATATTGTCTACTTTCTAATTCTGTTAATTCACTACTGCtacttttatttcatcaaacatCTAGGCATGCCTTTGCACATTGTGCCAAGTCTTGCATGTAGCACTTACTCAAGTGCTTCCACCTCCCTAGCCATGCTATATCACTTCCTTGAATTAGAATCATTTACTGCttctaataacaattaatgtCATTGTTGCATATGCCTACATTTCCTTCCAACAATATGAAGATTTTTTATGCATTCACAATCACTATAACTAATCGCAGAGTAGGTGGGCAGAAACTAGGTAAATGGATTGTCTGAACCTTTTTTGCTTTCGCCGTTTGACGAAGTCTCAGCCACAAGTGATATTCtctacaaaaagaaaaatgctttaCAATATTACTCAAGAGTACAAAGCacttaaaattcttttacatTAGACTATATAAGACTGTCAACACATTGGCCTAACTCATCTCACCATGGATCATCTTTTAGGACATAAAGACAATAAATCCCTCCCACGTAGCCAATTCATCTTTGGTTGAACAATAATTCCACTACAAAACATTTTAATGACTGCAAAACTATAATATTACACTTCACAAATTACTCttagaagaaaaatagtttACCAACAATCACAACAAATGATTGTCATTCTATATCATTTCACTTTAAATGACTTATTCATATCCAGTCAACATTTCGTTACCTATTACTAgataattattatgaaaactATACCACCCTTTATCATACCTTCCATTAAGGtgttcattaattatatatccaATCAACTTCCACTCATCTTCTATAGCAGGAAACGTCAGAACATGGGGACCTACTCTGAAATGGCCATAATGACACCAAGGCCTTTTTTGTTCTGTTACTTCTCTATTGGCCATCTCAACAAGCAACTCCACAACCTCCGTTAAAGGATTATTCACCGAAGATGAAACAACTGCATTGTCTTTGCTCATCACATCCTGCATCATGCATCGAAACatccaaataataaaaaaaacataaatgacATATTCaactatataataatttatattatgtcAACATAACCATATATTACAGTACCTCTTTTTTGTGATAGCACTGTGGATTGACCGCAAAAGATGCTTGTAATTGTAATCCTAAATGGCACAAAACAtcctcattatttttcttcactgTAGGATTTCTTGCGTTCCATTTTCGTCTCTTGCATTTTCATCCAAAACTATCTGACTTTTCCTTCGCCCCAATTGTCAATGTTCAATGGCAATTGTTCAACTTTTAGGCCATTGGATTCAACTATTTCATTGACTTCTTCATTTTCACTTTCCATGCCTCTAAGTTCACCTAATCCACCTCTCACGACCTTTAAGTTTCGAACAAGGTTTTGGTCATATACGTTACAACAGTCAGTTCGGAACATATCCTATGACCTTTAGTCCACGCTTTGTGCATTTCAAATACTGTCTCCACTCTctatttaaaagtttattatttccTCCTTTCTCCAAATATCTTTTACGACCACCATTAGAACAACCTTTGATTTGTTTCTCATGTAGTGTAACCTAcaccaaaaatttataataaacaatCATCATAAATCATTTCAACCATTATTATTCTAAACAATACTATTCCTTTACACAAACCTTTTCTGCACCAATGCCTCTTTGCTTGTGCATCTACTTAATGAATCTTGTTATCTTAGCCCCATTCCACTTTATTAGAAGACAAGGCAAGAGGTTTATTTCAATATTCCAATTAGCAACATAATTGATGCACAATATCGGCATAAACttataataatcaaaactAATATACTAATAAAGATTAAATCTCATACAAATTAACCATAATTATGCCAACACCCTAGTATAAGTTTTTATAGGAGAACATCTTTAATATAGCAAAAACACCCTTACCATATGTATCATACAAATTTCAAACCAATGGTATGTGGACAAAGTCTTAAACCTTATCTTCTTCAGtaaatagataaatatcaTTCCAAGCACATGAACCATTCAATAATGAATTATCCAGCAACCTAACCCCAACAATCGATACCCAAGACTTTACCTAAAGGTATAGCAAACAACTATTTATATATGCCGGCTTCTCCTGCTTTTATCTTATGCCTTACATTAGCTTACCAAAGCAAAGGGTCGCCTAATTTCTTGCACTGATAGTTTCTACATTCTTGACAGATATTAGTGAGGAGGAACTTATATGAATGCCACTATTCAGACGTAACAATGAACACAGTACAAAGAGAGTGAACTTTGCTTTGAATTCATCATCGCACGTGTTGATTTGCGTAGGATATCCTCCAACTTCTTGCATGTCTCCCTTTGCCTCGACATTCAATCCTCTATCTACAATACCCATTATATACCCAAAACTCAGCGGTCTAGGCTCCAACTCCTTACCATGAACAATTAAGACCGACCGTGTCGTATCAACCCTATCTACTAACCACTTACATCGTTTCTGTTGAAGCCAAGTACACTTCATCtcaattaatttaccaaatccAATAGAGCACACGCCTATTCCTTTTTCGGCCATCAACTTAGATGCAACTAATGCAAATCAAGCTGGCgcactttctctctcttcaacaGTCCTTTCAAAATATActtgcatttttgttttgcttcaaGCGGCATATTTTTAAACGTACTTCCTATTTTCTTCCTCACCTGCATATTtacaaagaaataaatcaatcaatcaatcaatcaaccAGTAAACAAACTTTCTCAAATaactaatttcaatttcaccTATATCAGTTAACTTTTCTAAACATTGCACTAAACCAATCCTTTTAGACTCCAACTCATCTCTTTCATGATACAAGCACTACCATcgtttaatttatcttttgtaCTTCTTCTCCACTATATTCACGAAAAACAACATGCTGTCAAATGCCATTAACATAAGGACTTTACcatccaatttatttttttaccagGCTTATTTGTTCTGTTATGCTTTTCTACAAATGTAGTTGGATCAAAAcacgaaaagaaaaatatcttacCATAAATGTTATCAGTTGTAACTTGATAATATGCATGCGAATCAGTAATTGAGCCAACATGACTTAAGAATGATGCATATTTATGGCtgtaatgataatattattatttaatggaatcatcttaatgaaaaaaatgttgcAAATTTGAATGAGTATACAGaacaaattgaataaaagtgtGCAATAAAAGAGTGTTCGCAGTACATTCCTGGTTAAATATGCCCCCACCGATTGTTTTCTTAATTCTTcatgttttcctttttaaataattttcaggaCATCACTAAATCACCATACATTTGATACCTTACGGTATATTATATGCtactaaattaaaacaaaagtaacaACAAATAAGATACTTACTATTGTTTTGGCCCATAGTTATTACTTACTATTGTTTCTCTACTTGCCatccccccctcccccccccccccaatcTTCCCCTTCATCACCTTCCACACATAGTCTTACGTTTTCTATCTGTTGAGCTCACCATTTTGGAGACCTCTGTATCACATGTAACTacttctattttctttctcatttcttcCTAAATGCTTCTCATTTCCCCTATCCAACAAACTACATGTTAATAAAAGAACATTAAATTCAGTGATAGTCAAATACTCAAACCAAATGGAGTAACTAAAGAAAGTTGACAATAGATGCCTAAATACTATTATAAATCTTGGAATCACAAATGTCCACAACTTAAACTATGACAACTGTATGTTGTCTATACCATCTAAAATTGCAAAACTAGCTTTGTTGAAGCTTTTTTTCACTTCAAATGCTTATTCTATATAAATGCATACTTTCAGAAAGGATTTTGCTAAATAACTCATTCAAGAACCAAAACTTTACCCAATGTAAGAGTAGTTCCGTTTACAAGCCCAATCACAGTATCTCTCCgtaaaacccaaaaaatatatatatatacagacaGGTGTCGATTGTAATTAGCTATACTACAAGTAAAAAAGTGTCCTATATAACATATCAGGAATACAAATAACTATAGGAATTAACAATCCAAGCTAGAATATTAAGACCTTACCCACTGCAATCAGTATAAAAGTTGAGGCTGTTGTTtgataattgttgaaaaaatttttgaaacgaaaatgaaaaatagaatttatacttctaaatataaaaaatgctatggttaatgtttttaaaattcagtaTTTTCGAGGAAAAACCCAATGAAAATGCATGAGTATGCAATTTTTCCCTCCCAAATCTTGTAGtttaaaaacatataaaacaaCACGTTTTACTTTCACAATAGttgttacaaaaataaatttatgaattttgtactTTCCTGCACATAATAGCTTCAATTTTGctaacaaaaaaaacataaaaataattgttacttaaaaaaaaacacagcaATTGGGCGTAGAACTAGAATCGAAACcctagaaatttatttttctcttaagaATCTGAGCAGCCAAGAACTCAACTTTAAAATCGGTCAGCAAAGACTAGAGATTGGATAGAAATGGTGACCTCCCAAGCAGTGTTGGTTCGCTGAAACTGAACAACCACTAATTCGTTGCTACCCAGTTATATGATTCGATCTTGTCATTCAAGAAGTGAACAGCTTGCGCCACTTTGATTTGCAAGTCCATCAACATCAAATAAAGCATAGGTTGCAGAAAAATGAATGGTGGATTTTGAGTAGGATGGACGTTGGATGAGATGCAGCTTTGGCTTCTCTTGGTGGTGGATTTTCAATAGGATGCTAGTTGGAGGGGATGCAACTTTGGCTTTTCTTCCTGAatgttttgagttttttttattttaagatgtGGGGGATTTAATTGTGAAACAAGGTTGTTTAGTCTATTGCAACCGATTGTAATAGTCAATCTTTTGGGTTGACTTTTTGAGTCACCCGTTTGCACCCTTATCAACCAATTATATTGTCTTTCAGTTTTGTCCATATGCCacatttttattagttaattagtcAAATCACAAGCTATAAGTTACGAAAACAATAACTTAGGG
This window of the Citrus sinensis cultivar Valencia sweet orange chromosome 8, DVS_A1.0, whole genome shotgun sequence genome carries:
- the LOC102616192 gene encoding uncharacterized protein LOC102616192, which gives rise to MFRCMMQDVMSKDNAVVSSSVNNPLTEVVELLVEMANREVTEQKRPWCHYGHFRVGPHVLTFPAIEDEWKLIGYIINEHLNGREYHLWLRLRQTAKAKKLEKQTQWMVVNYAWGVFQRA